The following coding sequences are from one Ancylobacter sp. TS-1 window:
- a CDS encoding DUF1254 domain-containing protein, which produces MKRLILPILAGIVLGGIVHLVAVLILPYLSEQDAYARLSAVGDPNRVAQIDDPSALGAVLPATDPAFISAVCLYDLSDGPLKVRVPTTEDYTSVSFYTRFGLPFYAINDRSAGRSIIELDLMNSKQRAALPEDEEVTAADRLIVESPSNEGIVLIRAMVRERGAREEVRARMEAANCGPAL; this is translated from the coding sequence GTGAAGCGGCTGATCCTTCCCATCCTCGCCGGCATCGTGCTCGGCGGCATCGTGCATCTGGTGGCGGTGCTGATCCTGCCCTACCTCTCCGAGCAGGATGCCTATGCGCGCCTCTCGGCGGTCGGCGATCCCAACCGGGTGGCGCAGATCGACGACCCGTCCGCGCTCGGCGCCGTGCTGCCGGCGACCGATCCGGCCTTCATCTCGGCTGTCTGCCTCTACGACCTCAGCGACGGCCCGCTCAAGGTGCGCGTGCCGACCACCGAGGACTACACCTCGGTGTCGTTCTACACGCGGTTCGGGCTGCCCTTCTACGCGATCAACGACCGTTCGGCGGGGCGCAGCATCATCGAATTGGACCTGATGAACAGCAAGCAGCGCGCCGCGCTGCCGGAGGACGAGGAAGTCACCGCCGCCGACCGCCTGATCGTCGAATCGCCGAGCAATGAGGGCATCGTCCTCATCCGCGCCATGGTGCGCGAGCGGGGCGCCCGGGAGGAAGTACGGGCACGGATGGAAGCGGCGAACTGCGGCCCCGCCTTATAG
- a CDS encoding DUF1214 domain-containing protein has protein sequence MRSLLLILTMAVGTAVGLGLTWISTVDGYGPGLVRSGPWETWPKAGTETADPYARAALARAGELPLELADGIAFVATTDSAGRPLDGRCDIRISGELPQARFWTLTATDGQGRLIENAADRSGFTSAEVVWNRNGSIDVALGPRARAGNWLPTGARDRIALTLRLYDTSVGLASRTSDAPPMPAIATESCP, from the coding sequence GTGCGTTCCCTGCTGCTCATCCTGACCATGGCCGTCGGCACCGCCGTCGGGCTCGGCCTCACCTGGATCTCCACGGTGGACGGCTACGGGCCCGGCCTCGTGCGCTCGGGGCCGTGGGAAACCTGGCCCAAGGCCGGCACCGAGACGGCGGACCCGTATGCGCGTGCCGCCCTCGCCCGCGCCGGCGAGCTGCCGCTCGAACTGGCGGACGGCATCGCCTTCGTCGCCACCACCGATTCGGCGGGCCGCCCGCTCGACGGCCGCTGCGACATCCGAATTTCCGGCGAACTGCCGCAGGCGCGGTTCTGGACCCTGACCGCCACCGACGGCCAGGGACGGCTGATCGAGAACGCCGCCGACCGCTCGGGCTTCACCAGCGCCGAAGTGGTGTGGAACCGCAACGGCAGCATCGACGTGGCGCTCGGCCCGCGCGCACGCGCCGGCAACTGGCTGCCGACCGGCGCCCGCGACCGCATCGCGCTTACGCTGCGCCTCTACGACACCTCGGTCGGCCTCGCCAGCCGCACCAGCGACGCGCCGCCCATGCCGGCCATCGCGACGGAGAGCTGCCCGTGA